Proteins from a genomic interval of Streptococcus sp. D7B5:
- a CDS encoding HAMP domain-containing sensor histidine kinase: MAIRTRNFKSLVWTTSLKIVFFHVLIFVLIGYEFTQGSDYVLFTLFFWAGSLLLITFYHILKLLRKIDREIKMLKSEKLLEENQSQLFRIEEMLEVYSDLRSSHQENAHLLEREQQHNQELILQLSATSHDLKTPLTVIKGNAELLELAQLGQPQADYASEILQASHKMEEYCGSLIDYAKTFQIDSNQFIQLSLGDFLAYLQDDWALFSKQESYHFYLQEDCDLSLRLSIHLDYLKRALLNILLNALEHANQDQKEVKLTVSVQQDQLVFAIWNNGPAFSEEMLLGAELLFYQSDQSRNSTNPHHGIGLAFSKQVALLHGGRLTLINLDQGGASVELTISLK; the protein is encoded by the coding sequence ATGGCAATTAGAACCCGAAATTTCAAAAGCCTAGTCTGGACAACTAGCTTGAAAATCGTCTTTTTTCATGTTTTGATTTTTGTGCTTATAGGCTATGAATTTACGCAAGGAAGTGATTACGTTCTTTTCACCTTGTTCTTCTGGGCAGGGAGCTTGCTGCTGATTACTTTTTATCATATTTTGAAATTGCTCCGAAAAATCGACAGGGAAATAAAAATGCTAAAGAGCGAGAAGCTTTTAGAAGAAAATCAAAGTCAGCTTTTTCGGATTGAGGAAATGCTAGAAGTTTATAGCGATTTACGGAGCAGCCACCAAGAAAATGCTCATCTTCTAGAAAGAGAGCAGCAGCATAATCAGGAGTTGATTTTACAGCTATCAGCGACATCGCACGATTTGAAGACGCCCCTAACTGTAATTAAGGGGAATGCTGAACTCTTGGAATTGGCGCAGTTAGGCCAGCCACAGGCAGACTATGCTTCTGAGATTTTGCAGGCCAGTCACAAGATGGAAGAGTATTGTGGCTCTTTGATTGATTACGCTAAGACTTTTCAGATTGATTCTAATCAGTTCATTCAGCTTTCCTTAGGGGATTTTTTGGCTTATCTACAGGATGATTGGGCACTGTTCAGCAAACAGGAAAGCTATCATTTTTATCTCCAAGAAGATTGTGATCTTAGCTTGAGATTGTCCATTCATTTGGACTATCTCAAGCGGGCTTTGCTCAATATCTTACTGAATGCGCTTGAACATGCTAATCAGGACCAAAAGGAAGTCAAGCTAACGGTATCAGTGCAGCAGGACCAGTTGGTTTTTGCTATCTGGAACAATGGCCCTGCATTTTCTGAGGAGATGCTGCTGGGAGCAGAACTGCTCTTTTACCAGAGTGACCAAAGCCGCAATTCAACTAATCCCCATCATGGTATCGGCTTAGCCTTTTCTAAGCAGGTAGCTCTCTTGCATGGTGGTCGTCTGACCCTGATCAATCTAGACCAAGGAGGAGCCTCTGTCGAGTTGACAATTTCATTGAAATAA
- a CDS encoding DUF1846 domain-containing protein: MKKQAFSSEQYLNLQRDHILERINQFDGKLYLEFGGKMLEDFHAARVLPGYEPDNKIKLLQELKEKVEVVIAINASNIEHSKARGDLGISYDQEVLRLIDKFNELGIFVGSVVITQYAGQPAADAFRNQLDKNGIDSYLHYPIKGYPTDMDHIISPEGMGKNDYIKTSRNLIVVTAPGPGSGKLATCMSNMYHDQLNGIKSGYAKFETFPVWNLPLHHPVNLAYEAATADLDDVNMIDPFHLQTYGETTVNYNRDIEIFPVLKRMLERILGESPYASPTDMGVNMVGFAITDNESAIEASKQEIIRRYYQTVLDFKAEKVGETAVKKIELLMNDLGITPADRKVAVAARQKAEETGGPALALELPNGEIVTGKNSELFGPTAAALINAIKKSANIAKEVKLIEPEVVKPIQGLKINHLGSRNPRLHSNEILIALAITAMENPDAARAMEELGNLKGSEAHSTIILTDEDKNVLRKLGINVTFDPYYQYDRLYRK, from the coding sequence ATGAAAAAACAAGCTTTTAGTTCTGAACAATATTTGAATCTACAGCGCGACCACATTTTGGAGCGCATTAACCAATTTGACGGCAAGCTCTACTTGGAGTTTGGTGGCAAAATGTTAGAAGATTTCCACGCTGCTCGCGTTCTTCCTGGTTATGAGCCTGACAATAAAATCAAGCTCTTGCAAGAATTGAAAGAGAAGGTTGAAGTTGTGATCGCCATTAACGCAAGCAATATCGAACATTCTAAAGCGCGTGGTGACCTAGGCATTTCTTATGACCAAGAAGTTCTTCGTTTGATTGACAAATTCAATGAGCTGGGAATTTTTGTTGGTTCGGTTGTCATCACACAATACGCTGGACAACCCGCTGCAGATGCCTTCCGCAACCAGTTAGATAAAAACGGGATTGATTCTTATCTTCATTATCCGATCAAAGGATATCCGACCGATATGGACCACATCATTTCTCCTGAAGGTATGGGGAAAAACGACTACATCAAAACCAGTCGTAACTTGATCGTCGTGACAGCTCCTGGACCTGGTTCTGGAAAATTGGCAACTTGTATGTCCAATATGTACCATGACCAACTCAATGGCATCAAGTCTGGTTACGCTAAGTTTGAAACCTTCCCAGTTTGGAACCTACCCCTTCATCATCCAGTCAACTTGGCCTACGAGGCTGCAACCGCAGACCTTGATGATGTTAATATGATTGACCCTTTCCATCTCCAAACCTACGGAGAAACCACTGTCAATTACAACCGTGATATCGAAATTTTCCCAGTGCTCAAGCGTATGTTGGAACGTATCCTAGGTGAATCTCCATACGCTTCACCAACAGACATGGGTGTCAACATGGTTGGCTTCGCTATTACTGATAATGAATCTGCTATCGAAGCTTCTAAACAAGAAATCATCCGTCGCTACTACCAGACTGTTCTTGATTTTAAAGCTGAAAAAGTCGGAGAAACTGCTGTCAAGAAAATTGAACTTCTCATGAACGACCTCGGTATCACACCTGCAGACCGTAAGGTTGCTGTCGCTGCACGCCAAAAAGCAGAAGAAACTGGTGGGCCTGCCCTTGCTCTCGAATTGCCAAATGGGGAAATCGTCACTGGCAAGAACTCTGAACTCTTTGGTCCTACAGCTGCAGCCTTGATCAATGCCATCAAAAAATCAGCTAACATCGCTAAGGAAGTAAAATTAATCGAACCTGAAGTCGTCAAACCAATTCAAGGTCTTAAAATCAATCATCTCGGTAGTCGCAATCCTCGCCTCCACTCAAATGAAATCCTGATTGCACTTGCAATCACAGCTATGGAAAATCCTGACGCTGCGCGTGCCATGGAGGAACTTGGGAATCTCAAAGGAAGCGAAGCCCACTCAACCATCATTTTGACCGATGAAGACAAGAATGTCCTTCGCAAACTAGGTATCAACGTAACCTTTGACCCTTACTACCAATACGATCGCTTGTATCGCAAATAA